One Trichoderma asperellum chromosome 5, complete sequence genomic region harbors:
- a CDS encoding uncharacterized protein (EggNog:ENOG41), protein MGGLPALESLHRVPPPDTPPELISPSATSFSSRSSPLEEQAVWAPRASVSLPPASMSHYGKASVDMSSESNAEGNRGRQESVGSSSVRQQLPSLSSLFGPPVSLRSLSSPQTERPGLYPSPSPLDRPRLSSSGNLSSYFPQTTSSSLPQPRNSYDVKYDHHDRQAAHPLTPSFAGPHSSEYPDHGHRGSDARYEPELTRKWSVYREDGRQEYPVGSRDSLSYLPPQDKFRPQISAPKDSVNDYPERRLSQAVHSSDTNAPSVSAAAVTADIAVSKDGLGPKIWTGTHFLPRFVRAAEVPGEGMCYFYDDGSHCKTVIDGEAVNAHWGVTKAGKPRKRLAIACVTCREKKIKCDPDYPRCVQCEKFGRICKFKNAPRGGHNTSPSTSPIELDDGRQHNGSLDAGDLRRSVSDASSPRSPRAGMHADSPDRGYGKRLKIGTEAYIANGESPASFNAVMDYPNPRIAEQQPFPEPTRISDEVLSRAWRTDPFASNPHLITSALTRFFANVDSTMILQFLPEEIFKYWVITSVDRKSPEDLMLLYSMLAVGSALCGDPKHIAYEYAQVAHYAQKMTEMQCLQLVQSRILLAVYYISTCRTREADELVASAAASAACLQLSLELNHSRESSMTTFPLGLTRITYAESRKRTFWSLFMLERLSGLFPERPVMLNAEDIYVQLPADIHSFEKGIEAQSRSFDPYELIRTAEQHSDTAVAGYHIEMVHIWSDCQATIYRMALRRTPLEAETIKLQALVEKAEKWNSSLPSRMTFGGTNLEAAAYTRSIGTFLSMHLLYHHTMIELNRHRHGANQLPKDVQMEHSAKCRDHASSVIDMLNCLERILRVRPTLLSIPPPAMAIVVTEAVDVLTAGGPMTVLGELIDRVRIAKSAVDKMTGVWGSSSKDRQAIDRRLQKLNRIREQGSRSPSPIQGYRLLPLSEEARDKENSHWQIFDPIEDTFPKDMDMIYIALD, encoded by the exons ATGGGTGGATTACCAGCTCTAGAGTCTTTGCATCGAGTTCCGCCGCCGGATACCCCCCCTGAACTTATAAGTCCAAGCGCAACCTCATTTTCTTCCAGGTCGTCTCCTCTAGAAGAACAAGCAGTCTGGGCACCTCGCGCTTCGGTTTCGCTCCCTCCTGCTTCCATGTCCCACTATGGCAAAGCCTCCGTCGATATGTCTTCTGAGAGTAATGCAGAAGGTAATCGAGGGCGACAAGAATCGGTTGGCAGTTCGTCTGTCCGACAACAGCTTCCGTCGCTAAGCAGCCTTTTTGGCCCCCCAGTGTCTTTGCGGTCCCTCAGCTCGCCACAGACGGAGCGCCCTGGCCTTTATCCTTCGCCTTCCCCCTTGGACAGACCACGACTCTCGTCGAGTGGAAATCTCTCCTCCTATTTCCCGCAAAccacttcctcttctctacCGCAACCGCGAAACTCTTACGATGTTAAATACGACCACCACGACAGACAAGCCGCTCACCCTCTAACACCGTCCTTTGCTGGACCGCATTCGTCTGAGTACCCAGATCACGGCCACAGGGGCTCGGACGCACGTTACGAACCAGAATTAACCAGGAAGTGGTCAGTCTATCGTGAAGATGGGAGACAGGAATATCCTGTAGGATCACGAGACTCTTTGTCATACTTGCCCCCCCAGGACAAATTCCGGCCTCAGATATCTGCACCCAAAGATTCAGTAAATGACTACCCCGAACGTCGACTCAGTCAAGCAGTACACAGCTCGGATACTAACGCGCCCTCGGTTTCGGCTGCTGCCGTTACTGCCGATATTGCTGTTTCTAAAGATGGCCTGGGACCGAAAATTTGGACAGGCACACACTTCCTCCCGAGGTTTGTGCGAGCAGCCGAAGTACCGGGTGAAGGGATGTGCTACTTCTACGACGATGGGAGTCATTGTAAAACTGTGATTGATGGCGAGGCGGTAAATGCCCACTGGGGCGTGACCAAGGCGGGGAAGCCTCGAAAGCGGCTGGCTATTGCATGCGTAACTTgccgggagaagaagatcaaaTGCGATCCTGATTATCCTCGATGTGTCCAGTGCGAGAAATTTGGTCGCATCTGCAAGTTTAAGAATGC ACCAAGGGGGGGCCATAATACTTCACCATCGACTTCACCTATAGAGCTTGATGATGGCCGGCAGCACAACGGCTCACTTGATGCCGGCGACCTTCGACGCTCAGTCAGTGACGCCAGCTCTCCCAGATCACCCCGCGCCGGAATGCATGCAGATTCCCCAGATAGGGGTTACGGCAAAAGGCTCAAAATTGGCACTGAGGCGTACATCGCTAATGGCGAATCTCCTGCCTCATTCAATGCTGTGATGGATTATCCGAACCCACGAATTGCTGAACAACAGCCTTTCCCCGAGCCAACTAGAATTTCTGATGAGGTTCTTAGCCGTGCTTGGCGGACAGACCCCTTTGCATCGAATCCTCACTTGATCACAAGCGCTTTGACTAGATTCTTCGCCAACGTCGATAGCACCATGATTCTGCAATTTCTTCCCGAAGAAATCTTCAAGTATTGGGTCATTACCTCCGTTGACCGCAAAAGCCCCGAGgatttgatgctgctgtacaGCATGCTCGCCGTTGGTTCTGCGCTCTGCGGTGACCCCAAGCATATTGCCTATGAGTATGCTCAAGTAGCGCATTATGCGCAAAAGATGACGGAGATGCAGTGCTTGCAACTAGTACAAAGCAGGATTCTCCTTGCCGTTTACTATATATCGACTTGCCGCACTAGGGAGGCCGATGAGCTAGTTGCTTCTGCGGCTGCCAGCGCAGCTTGTCTGCAGCTAAGTCTGGAGCTCAATCACTCTAGGGAGTCATCTATGACCACTTTCCCCCTAGGACTTACCAGGATAACCTATGCTGAATCACGCAAGAGGACATTCTGGTCACTATTCATGCTGGAAAGGCTTAGCGGTCTTTTCCCAGAGAGGCCAGTAATGCTCAATGCAGAAGATATCTATGTGCAGCTTCCTGCCGATATCCACAGCTTTGAGAAGGGAATTGAGGCGCAATCACGAAGCTTCGATCCATATGAGCTTATTAGAACCGCTGAGCAACACTCCGACACAGCTGTCGCTGGCTATCACATCGAAATGGTGCATATCTGGTCTGACTGCCAAGCTACCATTTATAGAATGGCTCTTAGGAGAACTCCTCTAGAAGCAGAAACCATAAAGCTGCAAGCTCTCGTCGAGAAAGCCGAGAAATGGAACTCTTCTTTACCCTCTCGTATGACATTCGGTGGGACAAACCTTGAGGCCGCTGCCTATACTAGAAGCATCGGTACTTTCCTCAGTATGCATCTTCTTTATCACCACACTATGATTGAGTTGAATCGCCATCGGCATGGGGCCAACCAACTACCCAAAGATGTGCAGATGGAACACTCAGCCAAGTGTCGTGACCATGCAAGCAGCGTTATTGACATGCTGAATTGTCTTGAGCGTATTTTGAGGGTTCGACCTACGTTGTTGAGCATCCCTCCTCCTGCCATGGCCATTGTCGTCACAGAAGCTGTCGACGTCTTGACTGCAGGTGGGCCCATGACAGTCCTGGGAGAGTTGATTGACCGGGTTCGAATTGCAAAGTCCGCTGTTGACAAGATGACTGGCGTCTGGGGATCATCTTCAAAAGACCGACAGGCGATTGACCGGCGCCTTCAGAAATTGAATCGAATCCGCGAACAGGGATCACGATCCCCGAGCCCTATCCAGGGTTACCGCCTCCTTCCTCTCTCAGAAGAAgccagagacaaagagaacAGCCACTGGCAGATTTTCGATCCTATTGAGGACACATTCCCTAAGGACATGGATATGATTTACATTGCACTTGATTAG